A region of the Chroicocephalus ridibundus chromosome 1, bChrRid1.1, whole genome shotgun sequence genome:
AATAGTGCaaggtgtttgattttttttcttcattaattcaGGTCTACAgtacatagaaaaaaataaatctttcatgaAACAGCCAAAGTAATTCATTTGTCTATCAGCATCACCGAGGACCCTCTTCCACCTGCAGGGAGTAAGAATAAGAGTGAAATTGAATGCATAAGTGTTGACTGCACTAAAATGTATTCGAAAGTTTTGAAGACTTAGTTTTATGCAGACAATAGAACACAATTTCTCTATACTTCAATATCATAATGATAGattcaaaagcaaatttgttttgaaaatattaagcAATCCCATTAATATAGCTTCATAAATGCTCAATAGTCTCGCTAATTTTAACTATTAGACCAAAACATCATCTGTCTTGCAATTAATTCAAACAGAGGATAGTGACTGTGCCCACGCTATAGAAGTCCTTCCTCCCAAGAAACTATTTAAGCTGAGGTACAAGTGTAGTTAACCATAGATAGTTCTACAGATACTACACTTGATATTGTTAAGTAGGTGGGTCTCCTATTCAAACATATCTTATGATTTCAGACACTGCATTCACTAGACTACTTTGGGAAAAGATGTAAGTGTGTATAAAAAACAGAGACAGCTAATATATACTGTTACTAATAAGGAGAAGTTTTACAAGTTCCAAATAGAATGAGAGTTAAGCATGCAAAACTTAAATACTTACTAAGGCTTGACACTGTAATATTCTTCTGGCGTCACAATTTTCAATCCACCAAAGTAGTCCAGGACCCAAATATTGGTGATGTTGAACTTGGCAAAGAACCAATTATGATCCTTAGGCCAACTTTCCATTTCAGGGTGGCGACTGAATAATGCTTTTTTTGCTAATCCTGCTTCCGAATCATTCACCTAAACAATAACGAGCAAAATATTACAGTAAGATACAGTCATGTGAAGACAAGttttagctaaaaaaaaccacactgctGGCTGCAATGTGCTCTTTTCAGTTTAGACATGTCTTGTCCCAAAGGACTCATTACTGTGGCAGAGTCCGCTCATCTTCAGGGTGGTGTACAACTAACTGTACATGAGACTGACAAAAACTCCAAGACTTTAATATTAAATCAAAAAGGTGCTCTTAAAGTAAGCATGAGCAAAGAAATACTTCAGCAACATAAGACTAAATCTTTCAACAAGTTATAAAACAGGTAAGTATGGATTCTTGCTGAATTATTACGATGCAATATTTTGGGTATAAAATTACCTCCCCTGCATCTGCTCACTCAAACAGCCACAAACAGATACAAACATGTTCAATGTTCAGATGCATGCaaacacgcacatacacacaaacaggATGATACAACAGAATCTACAAAAGAAGGGAAGCTGAAGTGTTTGACAGCACTTAATATACAGTGTGCAAATACTTATAGGGTTAAATCAATAGGTTCGATTTCTGGGTATAGTACAAGAGgaactaattaaaataaacaattccATCATTGATGAGAAACTCATGACAGCAATTAAAGGATGGCTGAAGTGTAACGAACAAATATCTGAGGTGTGAAAACACCAAATAACAATTTAGACTATCATACGAGAGAGTAATGATGATTAGTGCTCATCCTCAATCACCCATCCTCCTCAATAATGGGATTAAGATCTTCAATGAATAACACGCGCAGTTCTAAATGTCTTCTATGGGACACCAAAGTACTGGTGCACAAAAGAATACTGCCCTGACAGCAATGAAGCCAGGTAATACAATGCACTTTTTCCCTCTCTAATACCTGTAACTTTATAGCTGAGGTTAATATTTACTTCAGTAAAGTTTTGGAAGTGCATATGTCACACTACATGGACCAAAGAATCCAACAAagcaaaagagagggaaaaacccTCACACTTCATTCACAAGAGAATTGTCTTGGATGTCTTACTTTCAAAACAGGTCTAGAGGAATGAGGAAGATTTCCTTCATTACAATACTGTCCTCACAAGTTCCATAGCTAGAGACATAGCTCCTCCAAATATCATGTGGTAACTTCATTTTCCTCACACAAACTATGAGCTAGCCTTCTGGTATCACAGCACATAACGTCTTTTCATATACTCTCACACAGAAATTCTAATATCTTTCTTTGCCACCCACTAAACAATACCTGTCCAGTGTCAACTTTCAGCTGCTTACCTTTACAATACTCCCACAGAAGATTATATGGGCACAGAGGGGATTTTGGGGATCATATTTGTGCTTCTTGCAGTAAGGAGTCTGTGCCAAAGACACAGTTAAGGAGGCATTTGAATTGATCTGAAATGCAAGAATAAGATAAGATATTTAAAtacttttgcaagaaaaatgtcATACCCACCATATTTTCAGCTTTTGGTACTTTATTCAGCTCAGTGTCACTGGTAAAAAGAACAAAGCTGTCATCTTCCTTTCCTAACTATATTTGAAAGACTACTTAGATGAGCTCTGAATCTGAAAGAAAGCCCAGTTTAGAAGTGTGCTGAAGTTTGTTAGTATAAAATGCAAACTTGACAAAACAGCAGCCCTAAAAACTCTGAATTCAATGTACAGTCTAGCCATTTCACATTCAAATGATGTTCTATTCCAATTTATATACATACAGGACAGTACAGAAGACAAGGACATAGAGTGAACTTCATTACATTAATTTTGGTGGAAGGAAAAAGGGTTACTGAAAAGGTGACCAACTGAGTTTCACAACTGTTGATAAAATTAactaaaacaaacacacacccccatcAAAACAAGcctcccagcagcccccaaaCTGATCACCtcttttttcaaagtttaaagTGAATTTTGTatgttagattttaaaaaatcctgaataTTTAAGTAAGACACCTAACTTGAAGAAGTAAAGAATCTGTATCCAATTGTTTTTCTAAAACTAATCTGGTGAATGCAGCTTGAAAAGTATGGGTGCAAAACAGTATGGCACAACATCACATATCGAAGTTCACTGTCTCCCAGCAACAAAAGTTCACGTGCATTGGGAAATTTCGTTAAAAGAGCTGATCTCAAGAAGAAACCCCCAACAGTCACTTAAACACTACGCAGAGTACCACTGAACTGATAAAACACGAGCAATGACCTGACAGATAGGAAGTTGCTTAACTAGAAAAAGGCTGACTCATGATTATTCAGCACTATCTCCTATCAGATGTCTCCCGTACACGTGACTGTCATGTGACACGTGACAGCCAAATGTTTCTGCCCTGTTAACAGCAGAATGAGGACCTATTGGGGAGCCCTCTGAAGGAAAACTTTCATTAGCAGTTTATACCATGATTTTTACgatattctgaaaacaaaaggctgTAGCTGGGGTGGAGAAGTAGATAGTATACAAGATAAATTAGGCTTTCTACAGCACTTAGATACATAATTAAACTATTTTAACGTAACGAACTATAACCTGACAGGGAACAAACAAAAAGgtttatggtaaaaaaaaagtctgaaaaaattccattatttttgtgtttacttGTTTTACTAATACTGTAATAATTACTAGAACAAAAAAGTTCTCTAATAACAGAGGCACATGGTCACTATTTCCCTAACTTTTTAGGCCACAGCCAAGCAAAAGATCTGAGACGAGGCCAATTACGCACACTCAGAGCCTCAACTTCCCAGTCTGCTGCCTTTTGTTCTGCACTTACCTTTAAGGTAAGCTCCATTTAATTACTATCCCTTCAGTAGCCTGTGTAGGAGCCCTCTTTGCTCAAGTCCCACAGTACCTATTTCCagtctttttggtattttttgttaCGTTCTCCCTGTTTACATataattgtggatgccccatccctggaggtgcccagtgccaggttggatggggctttaagcaatcTGCTCtattgggaggtgtccctgcccatggcgggggagttggaactagatgatctttaaggtcccttccaaaatAAACCATTCTGTCGTTCTGTGGCCCCTCATTTCTCTAGTTAGTGCTTCTGGAAGCTTCAGCCACTTCCTCTACCGGAGTGCTGCTCAGCAATTTTTCAGACCATCATCAGCAGGAACTTCTTAGGAGGACTACTGAGTGTCAACACAGACAGCACTGCTCACGTTTAGATGTTCAAGGGCTAATAATTGTCCCCGGGGTTCACAAACAAGGTGACATCCATGAGACAGGCAGTTAGCGCCATGACATTGCCTTCAGAAAGGCCGCCCCTGCTCACCTCCAGGTCCTGCACGGAGATCTCCATGTCGGTGAGGTAAAGGTAGGGGACGCCGCTGCCGTCGAACGGCCCGGGTGGCCCGTCGCTGAGGGAGAAGATGTTGGCGAAAGGCTGGCCGCGCAGCCCCTCCTGCGCCGACAGCGTGGCCAGCGCGCCCCAGTCGCAGTTGTGCAGCACGAAGCGCGCCATGCGGGCCGCCTCCTCTGGCGGCGGGATGGCCCCGCCActcgccagcagcagcagcgccgccGTCACGCAGAGGAGCGTCAGCCCTGCCATCCCTCACGCGCCGCCAACCGCCACCAACTGCCAGCCCCGCAACGCGCCGACCCCAAGGGACCCCGCCCCGCGCGGGGAGGGGCGGGCCGTTCTGCTCTCCGCCAATCGGAGCAACGCTGCCCGCCCTCCCTTCACCAGTGAGGGCACGCCGGGGACAACCTTGCAAGTGGGAAATTAACCTGTCCGCTGCCAGCCAATGGGCTCGCGAtgcctgctctcttcagccaATGAGAGCTGCTGGGAGGCGGAGACAATCCCCACGGTGTTCGTCGGTTGTAAACAACCCTGACAACGCTGCCGCgccgtggggaggggagggaaagaggcCGGAGACGCTGGTAAGGCAGCAGCCAATGAAAGACCTCTTCAGAACTCTCTGCCAATCATGTTTCGCGGGCAGCTGGCAGGCGCGCTTCGCCCCCGCCCATCACGTGCATGGGGGAGGGTAGAGGCGCGCGCAGGCCCAGTAGCGGGGGGGTGGTTCCTGCGCTCGCGGGCGGGCCGTTGGGCTGAGGCGGGCGCTGTCGGGGAGCGTCTGGACGTGGCGGCTTTGCGTCCGAGGCGGTCTGCGGGCAGCGGGCAGCGGGCAGcgggcagctggagcagggccgGTCCCGCGGAGCGGCCCTGCCCACCTCCTAGTACCCACCCGGTGGGAGCCGGGTCCGTTTTGCGAGGTCTGAGCGACCCGGCATGGGTCATGGCGGCAGCAGGGGGCCTGGCAGCTGTCCCCTGGGGTTGCCCCTGACTTGTCTGGCCAGGGAAGTCGGTGAGATCCACCGTGTGGTTGTGGGGCTGTCGGTCCCACTATCACTGGCTACTGCTAAATCAAGCTCAAAGGCTGGTTCTGTGTCATGGCACCTGTTTGTGTCCCGCTTCCCTTGAGGAAAACCTTGTCGTTCAATTACAGCAAGCAGGGTTTATCTGAATCTGGTTTGGACTGTTAAGCTCATAGGACCATTTTCCCCTAGGCACAGCTCAGGTCTTACCACCAGCAAACTGCAGGATGTATGTCAAAACCACCACTTCCCGCAAGACCTGGTTTTGCTAGTTGAGCAACCTCCCAGCCTTCAGTGCAttacttacagaaataaatactgaGGTACACCTCATTTTGTCCATCACCCTGCGCTGAGTCACCTTATAAAGATTTGTATAAGGAAATGTTTTTAACTGGGGTAGTACTGAGACCTGATTCAACTTGTCCTAGAAGACGGGAGGTTTCcgtttttctgttttaatctaACCAAGTATGTCTATGCTACGTATATGGCAATATAACACAGAGAAACCCAAATTAACTGCGTGCGACCAGCATCTGCCCCCAGGTGCCCCATAGCACCCACAGCTTCCAGCAGCCCAGATGAATCATTTTGTTGGGGTGaattcaggaaggaaaacaggcCACAGATCCACTCCCTATCGTTTATGTCATGTCCTGTTGTTGTTTACAGGtagaataaaataatctttcctcCGGTATTCCCCCCTTGCCTGCAGAGCGTGGGCAGAGAGCCTGGCTTTTTCCGCCGGGGCACCCACACACggagccttctgctgctgccctctcctggcGATGCTCAGGAGAAACCCGTGTTTTGTtataactgaaaagcaaaaaaaaaaaaaaaaaaaaggcttctctgAACCCTTGATGTGCAGCCACTCAGCTGGGGTAGGTAGCTGAGCTTGTGAGCAGCAACTGCTGGGGCAACAAAGGCGGTACAAGCAGCCTTGTTTGTGATGCAGGACAAGTGATATTTTCAGGGCAAAGTGCTCAGgagaaaaagggcaagaaaaggAGTGAGGTGTGAGAGAAAAGACTGCGCAAAAGGTTGTCTTTATATATGTAGGATTATACAACATATTTAGATGAGGGGCAGGAACGGAGCAtgctgaagggaaaaagagagcagCCATTCTGCATGAGTGAAAAGAGTATGGAAGAAAGGGATGAAAATTGTTTAGAGGAAACAGCttaggaaagaaaaggatgaggAAGACAAAACTGCAACTAACTCTTTTCATTAGAGATTTTGCTAGCTAAACCACACAGAAGCATTATagcttcccctttttttctccccaccaaCATGTGCGTGCATGCACAGAAACTGcttgtttctctctgttttcaagCAGTCCTGCCCTCTGAGAACCTGAGAGGGGGGTCGGTGCAGTCAAAGGGACGAGTGGTAGAGGGAGGTTTTGGGGGAATGAGTGTGTGAATGATTTtactgcagagcaggagagcgtGACAGGGAACAGACGGGAGGTGGGTGATGGGGTCAGCACAGGAAAGAAGGGATGCACATGGAGAtgcacagggcaaaaaaaaaaaagaaagaaaagaagataaagggGATTTGAGAAGCAGAGctggcaattattttttcttttattttgtttcagaaaaagaaaatgcagaaaggcGGAAAGCTTTTATGTTCTGGAGTTTAGATGTACATATTTGCTGAACCTGGCTGTCCCTCCTTCGCCAGGAAGGGTGCACATTACTGGAGTCGCACAGTCGCTGTGGCAGGAGAGTCAAAGTGAACTTCGTAGAGGGCATGGAAGATCATCCCGCACTCCCCCTGCCACCACTGGGACCATACAGCGGGATCTCGGGGGCCAAGAGAAACCGCCCTGTCCAAACAAAGTCTGCCAAGttttcccctcccgccccacggCACACCTGCAGCCCTCCTGGTCCGCAGCCACCAAGGGGTGCTGCTGCCCAaccccagcagcctgcaggacGAGTCTGGTGGGAATTCTGTGCTCAACAGGATTTATTGAAGCAAATAGCGTTGGCTCTCTGCTACAGAGAACAGGATTTATTAGGCTGAGTGAGCACTGCTCTGCAGTGAGCAGTGCACACCAGCGAACAGACTGTCTTGCACATTGCACTGAGCGAAGGGGGCTTGTTTTGGTCCCCTCTTTCTTGGATGGGTAGCAGTGGAGTGAACCTGTAGGGTGAGGGATAAGATCTTTAACTCTTTCAGCTTGCTCTGAAAGGATGTGTTATCTGAAGTAAATCTCCAGGCTGTCTTACTTCCTCAGCTAGATctcaaagaaaggagaaggattCTCTCTGTTCTGGTGCAATATGTCTAGGGGCACCCAGCATTCTTGCATAACAAGGTCAAGAAAGTATTGCTAGCCACTAGTTCTTCTTTTCAACTTGTgcttatttacattaaaaaaacagtaaacaGACGGTAATATCTCACCACGGATTGAGCCAGTTTACTCCCTCCAGGGGATGGCCAATTCACAGAATAATCTTAATTTCAGTGTGGTTTACATGAGATGAGCCTCAGGCTGAATCTGGGGGCTGCGTCTCCAGAGAAGGTGTATTTTAGTCAGAAAGTGGGCAAGGTCTCTGTCCTGGCTACTGTATCGTCATGCTCTGTCTGCCCTCTTCATAGCTGGGTTTGCCCTGAGCCAGCTCTCTCTTTAGATAGCGTGGTTGTTGGATGGGGTGGGCAAGATTTCTCTTCAGACGCAGAGTCTAGCTGTGCACTGGGCCAGGCTTCCTGTCTAGATCATGCAGTCTGTCCATGAACAGAGACCTTTCTTTGTCCAGATAACACTTGCGGGCTGTGCAGTCTTGCTGCGTGTAGCACTTGATTTCTGAGCCAGGCCAGCTCTCTGTATCCAAATGACAGCCAGAGTGATTAAAGTCACTTGCCACTGCATTTGACAGAAGCGACTGACCTGTGAGTCAGCTCTGGCAAAAGCTGAAGCACTCAGTGCTTTGAAGTGCCAATGCTGGGTGCCACATGAGATCCACCATCCAAATTGTTTCTAAAAATGTTGGTTAGATAGCCTCCTGAGGAGATATCAGCCCTGACGAACAATGTGGTGCTACTACTATTAGGAAATGGCACACAACACAGACCTTTGCTGAACACAAAAAGGTGTTGCATGGTTGTGCATAATGCATGTATTTGTTCTCATCCCCAAAGTTCCCAAATTAACTTGGTTGGGAATTTAGCTTCTGACTCTTTCATCAgcgcattttttaaaaaataggtaaAGTGAATACAGCACTGGCCTGGTTTTCAGCTAAAAGTCCTTTTACCTTTTTAACAGCTACCACACAGGCAGTGGCCATGCAAGCTTCCTTTGTGCAAAACCTGTTAGGGACCAGAAACATTGTTCAGTTTTCAGTCAGAAAATCTTGCTGCTCAGTTGGAGCTTGGGCTGCATGCTGAGGAAGCTGTTGCGAGGGCCAGCCGTGACACAGCTTTTTAGGATGTTGAGAGATGGGCAGCAGGACTGGCCTGAGAACAACGTAATGAAAAACATGGTTGTATCCAGCCTGGATACCTGGAATTGTGTCAGCACCGTGTTCCAATtgtaactttttgtttgtttatattaaGCCTTGTTGCGTATTAAAACTAGTAACTGGTAGAGAAATTGTTGTCTAGAAGCAAGCTGTCAGTGGCTGATGCTGATAACATTTGTCCCATCACTCTATTAACATAATAGGATGCAGCCATGCCTCTTAACACCCCAGGTGAGTTTGTTCTCTGAAGTCAGGCGGATCAGCAGTGACAGAAGAGCTCTCCAAAGAAATTCAAATGTTGCAAGAGATGACATACCTGTACACCACCCACCAGACCCAGGTGGCCTGGTATGATTGAGGGTCGTCTACCTCAGCGTGATCTTGTTACTGCGAGCAGAGCCACTCAGGCAAAGCATTGCAGGTGAAATGATCCCTGTACGGTACAGCATTGTCCTGACTTTACTCTGCTTAGGGACAGGCTTTTGCCCAGAACCTGGGAGTTAAGAAGCCTGGTTAATCTGAACCATGATGTTAAGCACTCAGGTGCAGGCTGACAGTCAGGAACACGTGAAATGATTAAATGTTTCCGTTAGTCTCTATCACATTTTTATGCGCTCCCTGCACAACACACAGTCTCGCACTCCCTGTCCAATACAGTTTAGTGAGAATCACTTGTAACAGTGTCCTTTCGCTTAATTCAAGCACTTTTGGTAATGGGGCTTTCCCATTCCCATCAGTTCCCAGGGGTGCACAGGGCCTGGCACGCCGGTCCGTGTGTACGCGTGGGCACTGGCACGTGAGcatctgtgtgcgtgtgtgcgtgtgtgcgctcAGACTTACTTCGCTGCAGCTGCAGAATTAGAGCAAAAAATGTCGATGGTACAAAGCGTTCCAGCTGACTTCATTTCCTGCTGATAACTCCCTGAAGAGGAGGGTGAGGCCTGGCGTCCGCAGTGTTAGTTTAATGCTGAGGGGCGAGGGCAGGGTCGGCGGGAGCAGATACTTCAGAACACAGTTAGCAGAATAGTGGGTTCAAAAAAGCGAGTTTCCCATAGAAAACGCTGTTCACGTTCGCTTCCTGTCAGCTTGCCATTGTCGGAGGAGCTGATgtacaaacccaacccaaaacaggATGTTGGCTTTTAGAGTTGATTGATCTTTGaaatgcaaatg
Encoded here:
- the CREG1 gene encoding protein CREG1 isoform X1, which codes for MAGLTLLCVTAALLLLASGGAIPPPEEAARMARFVLHNCDWGALATLSAQEGLRGQPFANIFSLSDGPPGPFDGSGVPYLYLTDMEISVQDLEINSNASLTVSLAQTPYCKKHKYDPQNPLCAHIIFCGSIVKVNDSEAGLAKKALFSRHPEMESWPKDHNWFFAKFNITNIWVLDYFGGLKIVTPEEYYSVKP
- the CREG1 gene encoding protein CREG1 isoform X2; this encodes MAGLTLLCVTAALLLLASGGAIPPPEEAARMARFVLHNCDWGALATLSAQEGLRGQPFANIFSLSDGPPGPFDGSGVPYLYLTDMEISVQDLEINSNASLTVSLAQTPYCKKHKYDPQNPLCAHIIFCGSIVKVNDSEAGLAKKALFSRHPEMESWPKDHNWFFAKFNITNIWVLDYFGGLKIVTPEEYYSVKP